In Zea mays cultivar B73 chromosome 7, Zm-B73-REFERENCE-NAM-5.0, whole genome shotgun sequence, the following proteins share a genomic window:
- the LOC100278124 gene encoding uncharacterized protein LOC100278124 codes for MPTRRGRTRKGERRIDAAIDHFVVMGYDARDISAVVADLLKVYGGPDAWPLLEEGSYEVVQNRLFEIEDEEKQKQDQQLLLEHHDQQLLLEHHDHQLLLEHHDQQQLDCQQVEDERPQHQEPAADEGVEVPMFIEPQDNISISKVPAETKSADDEVEGPMSIEPPVCEAVLPLNVAIRTRPRRPCYGWLSESEDEEEEQPTGQKHEVHVLSRGERAQ; via the exons ATGCCAACGCGGCGGGGGCGGACCAGGAAGGGCGAACGCCGGATCGACGCGGCCATCGACCACTTCGTCGTCATGGGCTACGACGCACGCGACATTAGCGCCGTCGTTGCTGATCTCCTCAAG GTGTACGGGGGCCCTGATGCGTGGCCCTTACTGGAGGAAGGCTCCTACGAGGTTGTGCAAAACAGGCTCTTCGAGATTGAGGACGAGGAGAAGCAGAAGCAGGACCAGCAGCTGCTGCTGGAGCACCACGACCAGCAGCTGCTGCTGGAGCACCACGACCACCAGCTGCTGCTGGAGCACCACGACCAGCAGCAGCTTGATTGCCAGCAAGTGGAGGATGAGCGTCCTCAG CACCAAGAACCAGCAGCAGACGAGGGAGTGGAAGTCCCTATGTTCATTGAACCACAAGATAACATATCAATTTCAAAGGTACCAGCAGAGACTAAGTCAGCAGATGACGAAGTGGAAGGCCCTATGTCCATTGAACCACCTGTTTGTGAAGCTGTATTGCCACTTAATGTAGCTATAAGGACTCGCCCAAGGCGACCCTGCTATGGATGGCTTAGTGAGTCagaagatgaggaagaggaaCAACCTACTGGTCAAAAACATGAGGTGCATGTTCTAAGTCGGGGAGAGCGAGCCCAGTAG
- the LOC103632906 gene encoding uncharacterized protein: MENHRNFRDFLSQGCSSSTSRGRTGHEAPEDDDFGTFSQSPFALPPRINVPAPRSRIEALDLNSQSQGTDFPYLSSYQDVLQSGDGGSDLGLPPLGRGRSARTLFQSTRTISAPISHARGPIRGCRGVRGRGTSSRGGGRSAISAPIDPVLIEDFGDEPTNEMDSRASVPRFDKANWNEENTQIFCDLCVDQIRAGNCLNGTMTTRGYNLIKEEFFSKTGLRHDTKQFKNRWTQCKALYSFWLFLNNQSGLGRRADGVVIASDSFWKTHTEKRKECRKFQHAIPTYMEQLAEMFHGIVVDGSSSCIPGDVHRPSQEVYEEQEENGDGEDLLNSSTPSSRGKRSFTSTARSPPKKSKSPMVKMFKGLINEMQLSRNADTDVFNQLKTIQENKSLEAIDQFNSCLDLAVESGADKESDEYFVTRNQFQIYAQQHSSVQQHSFSSAHSLICKQQGQGQE; this comes from the exons ATGGAGAACCACCGCAACTTCAGGGACTTCTTATCCCAAGGTTGCTCTTCATCGACGTCCAGGGGCCGCACTGGTCATGAAGCTCCCGAGGACGACGACTTTGGCACCTTCTCGCAGTCGCCGTTTGCTCTGCCACCACGCATCAATGTCCCAGCACCTCGCAGCCGCATTGAAGCTCTTGATCTGAACTCCCAGTCCCAGGGTACCGATTTTCCATATCTCTCATCCTACCAAGATGTTCTCCAGTCAGGTGATGGTGGATCCGACCTAGGTTTGCCTCCTCTTGGTCGTGGTAGATCAGCGCGCACACTATTTCaatccaccagaaccatttcagcTCCTATTTCTCATGCCCGAGGTCCAATTCGAGGTTGCCGTGGAGTTAGGGGGAGAGGCACTAGTAGTCGTGGTGGAGGTCGATCTGCTATTTCTGCACCTATTGACCCTGTCCTCATTGAAGATTTTGGAGATGAACCAACCAATGAAATGGATTCTCGAGCTTCTGTG CCTCGTTTTGACAAGGCCAATTGGAATGAAGAGAACACACAAATATTCTGTGATTTATGTGTTGACCAAATTAGAGCTGGGAACTGTCTAAATGGTACAATGACAACCAGAGGATACAACCTGATAAAGGAAGAATTCTTTTCTAAGACAGGACTCAGACACGACACCAAACAATTTAAGAATAGATGGACTCAGTGTAAGGCCTTGTACTCTTTTTGGTTGTTTCTTAACAATCAAAGTGGGTTAGGAAGAAGGGCTGATGGTGTAGTTATAGCTTCAGATTCATTCTGGAAGACTCACACAGAG AAAAGAAAAGAGTGCAGGAAGTTTCAACATGCGATTCctacatacatggaacaattagcAGAAATGTTCCATGGAATTGTTGTTGATGGGTCTAGTTCTTGTATCCCTGGTGATGTACACAGACCATCACAAGAAGTATATGAAGAACAAGAAGAAAATGGAGATGGGGAAGACCTTTTGAATTCTAGTACCCCTAGTAGCAGAGGAAAGAGGAGCTTTACCAGTACAGCACGTAGTCCACCTAAAAAAAGCAAAAGTCCTATGGTAAAGATGTTTAAAGGACTAATCAATGAAATGCAGCTATCAAGGAATGCAGACACTGATGTTTTTAACCAACTAAAAACTATCCAAGAAAACAAAAGTTTAGAAGCCATTGATCAGTTCAATTCTTGTCTAGACTTGGCAGTAGAATCTGGAGCTGACAAGGAGTCAGATGAGTACTTTGTGACAAGGAATCAG TTTCAAATATATGCTCAGCAGCACAGTTCAGTTCAGCAACACAGTTTCAGCTCAGCGCACAGTCTTATTTGCAAGCAGCAGGGGCAGGGGCAAGAGTGA
- the LOC100277097 gene encoding uncharacterized protein LOC100277097 precursor, whose protein sequence is MSRALALAVLLLAAAAVAPLASADGVKSVPIPGAKEAASGAKMFDREADAGHDPVSGLPADPAPDARP, encoded by the coding sequence ATGTCTCGCGCGCTCGCACTTGCGGTCCTCCTCCTGGCCGCCGCCGCGGTGGCGCCGCTGGCCTCCGCCGACGGCGTGAAGTCCGTCCCCATCCCCGGCGCCAAGGAGGCCGCCAGCGGCGCCAAGATGTTCGACAGGGAGGCCGACGCCGGTCACGACCCGGTCAGCGGCCTGCCGGCCGACCCggcgcccgacgcgcgcccctaA